In a single window of the Leptospira harrisiae genome:
- a CDS encoding NAD(P)/FAD-dependent oxidoreductase gives MESIHKVEVAIIGGSFSGLSAALSLVRSLRKIIVFDTERPCNKNTPASHNFITHDGKTPKTIRENALSDLRKYPNFQLELGEVTTIDKTDSGYVLKGNGFSPIQTEKIIFATGLKDILPEIPGFAESWGKSVIHCPYCHGYEFVGETTGLWMNENGVFEHSKFLKHWSKQLTVYTNGPIQFSKEEQIQLEKEGISVVTDLVEALIHKDGQISAIKLKSGKEDPIQALYARVLMVQNSKLPEEIGCKLLPSGHLEVTNFYETNIAGVYAVGDMASMFRSVAHAVHSGNIAGAMLNRAMILS, from the coding sequence ATGGAATCCATTCACAAAGTCGAAGTAGCCATCATTGGGGGAAGTTTTTCCGGACTCTCCGCTGCCCTTTCTCTTGTCCGATCCCTTCGTAAAATCATTGTTTTTGATACAGAAAGACCGTGTAACAAAAACACACCTGCCTCGCATAACTTTATCACTCACGATGGAAAAACTCCGAAAACAATTCGCGAAAATGCTTTATCCGATTTAAGAAAATATCCCAATTTTCAATTAGAGTTAGGTGAAGTAACCACTATCGATAAAACGGATTCTGGGTATGTATTAAAAGGAAATGGGTTTTCTCCCATCCAAACAGAAAAAATTATTTTTGCCACTGGCTTAAAAGACATTTTGCCAGAGATTCCTGGATTCGCTGAGTCATGGGGAAAATCGGTAATCCATTGTCCCTATTGTCATGGATATGAATTTGTGGGAGAAACTACTGGACTTTGGATGAATGAAAACGGTGTATTCGAACATTCTAAATTTCTTAAACACTGGTCAAAACAGTTAACAGTGTATACAAATGGTCCTATCCAATTTTCAAAAGAAGAACAAATCCAATTAGAAAAAGAAGGGATTTCTGTTGTTACGGATTTGGTAGAAGCACTCATCCATAAAGACGGTCAAATTTCAGCCATCAAACTAAAAAGCGGAAAAGAAGATCCCATCCAAGCACTTTATGCAAGGGTTCTTATGGTTCAAAATTCCAAATTGCCAGAAGAAATAGGATGTAAACTCTTACCCAGTGGCCATCTGGAAGTGACAAACTTTTATGAAACGAACATAGCAGGTGTGTATGCAGTAGGCGATATGGCTTCTATGTTTCGTTCGGTTGCACATGCTGTCCATTCAGGAAACATTGCGGGCGCCATGCTCAACCGTGCGATGATTTTGTCTTAA